The sequence AGACAAGAAGGTTAATAGCTTTAGTTTACAGGGACATACATGGTTTTAACGGGCATTAGCGGCGCAATAGTCCCCATGGGGGAATTTTTTTGTTATTCAAGGCGCAAATGTGTCGGTTTACTAAGAGGTAATGGTGTGAACCGCGTGAGGATCGCGGCGCGCAGCGTTTTCCGAATGAAAATTCGAGAGTTAACAGGCAAGTATTTGCAACGCCGAAGAGCAGAAAAGTTTACCGTATGGAGCGTATATATCCTTTTATACTGAAGGTATAATCATCTTATATAAATCATAGAAAAAGAGATGATATTACATACTATATTTGATGAAATGAAGAAGAAATAAAAGGAAAAAGTAAAGAATATTCGGGGAAATAAATAATGGTTGATAAAGAACATAAAAAAATAGTACACATTTTAAAATATATAAATTATGTTTTCTTTTTTTTGCAGATATACTATCCCTTTGCATTTGTTTACTCGTTTTTTGTTGTTAATTCTAATTTTTATATTGATAATTTTGGGGTGATTTTTTTTAATAGATTCTCACAGATTATTGTATTAATTGCGCAGATATTATTTCTTATAGAAACAATATGCCTTCAGCAGTATTTTTCTGAAGGTTACCGAAAGAAGATGAGGAAAATATGTTTTTTGGGTACGGTATGTTTTATGGTTTTAGGTTACATTTTTTATATAGCAAACATCTTTTGAGGGTGACAAAATGGCAGAACGGGAAGAAAAATTAAAATTTATCAATCTTTTTTTCTTTATTTTTGAGCTGTATATTATCGTTATTTTCATCAGATATGTTTTCTTAATTTTTTCTATGGATTTTATACCGGCGTTTCTTTCCTTTTATTTCACATTGGGATTTTCACCGGTTCCGACTATATTACAGCTTTTATTTTTATATGAAGTGATTTTTTATCAGGAGTATTTTTCAAAAAAATATAAAAATTTACTGAAAATTATATGCTGTATTGGAACAATCAGTTTTATAGGGATCTGGATTGCAGTTAAATTTATATAGAATGGAAATATATTTAAAATGTTATGTTAGACACAATTGAATTTATCGATATTTATTGTATAAAATTGCAGATACTATATTTACAATGAATGGCAATAGCAAATGTAAAATAACATACATACGTGACGAAAACAATATATTTATATATTATGTGAGAATGAATGTTCCGATTGTTAGAATTTGAATTGTATCAAATAATTTGTCTGCGGAAGCAGATTAGAACAAAAAATATAATATTGGATTAATTTAGCATTGTTTAATATTATTAGATTTGAAAATATACATTTAAGGCATAGAAATTATTCTATGCTTTTCTATTTTAGTTGAGTTTTAATACATAATGGCTTATTTTTATAAAATGGGGTATAATCTTTATACAATCTTAATGTTATTTGAAAAATACTTTTTCTTACTTTATCATTTTTTTAATATGATAAAAAGGAGTTTGGATTATAAGGAGAAATTTTTATACATGGATAAATTATTGAAAATAATTTAGAAACAGTAACGTAGTTGAACATATGAGTTTAAAATGTTTTAAGGTATACAGTAATGACGTGATATTATATATGTTGCCGGAAGAGTTAAAAAATCGGTCGGTAATATTTGTGCCTGAAATCATAGTAAATTCATATCAATAACGGAAAAAAGCAGTTTATGGAAAACTTTGCTTTTACATCAATGATTTAGGGGGAAACATTATATGAATAAACCGTTAATTTTAGTTGTTGAGGACGATACGTCGGTGAAGAATTTGATTACAACAACTTTAAAGGCTCACGGATATAGATATTTAACAGCGGTAAATGGAGAAACGGCTATTTTAGAAGCTTCTTCGCATAATCCTGATATTGTTTTGCTTGATTTAGGCCTGCCTGATACGGACGGTGTAAGTGTAATAGGAAAAATACGGACATGGTCTAATATGCCCATAATTGTTATAAGTGCAAGAAGTGAAGATACTGACAAAATTGAAGCTTTGGATGCAGGGGCGGATGATTACTTGACAAAACCATTTTCTGTTGAAGAATTACTGGCGAGGCTTCGCGTTACTCAAAGACGGCTTTTAATTATGAAAGACGAGTCTGTAGCCGAG is a genomic window of Anaerotignum faecicola containing:
- a CDS encoding response regulator transcription factor; its protein translation is MNKPLILVVEDDTSVKNLITTTLKAHGYRYLTAVNGETAILEASSHNPDIVLLDLGLPDTDGVSVIGKIRTWSNMPIIVISARSEDTDKIEALDAGADDYLTKPFSVEELLARLRVTQRRLLIMKDESVAEASTFINGDLRIDYAAGCAYLGSEELHLTPIEYKLLCLLSRNIGKVLTHTFITQNIWGSSWENDVASLRVFMATLRKKIEKGENSPQYIQTHIGVGYRMVKAE